A single Halarcobacter anaerophilus DNA region contains:
- a CDS encoding mechanosensitive ion channel domain-containing protein has protein sequence MKKLFTLFLLSFFISSALFASQQKDNADKKEIVANNLKDIEKIEKEKETEAQLKFEEEEKRRIEEQKELKKQRKISELEEKITSIDEKLKDNILLKRYSNYNAYIKLSDELVELKQSAKKSSNKTEEQIHHLTNKIRIKENELELISEYKGSPIGSLINPPEIENYEPIQNPFGILNALSYIKKLENSKKEFIAVEKGVREVTNLLEEKLYTYLELYNLSPNAEYKEKINFLDKEKRDFTMVLEIVSTTEEVYTRKIEQVILETKSQISIQVEKIFNIAFIIIIFFVITFLIKMALKKYYSQNENYYMTNKVINFSLVIFVLIVVLFSYIDNVSYIVTILGFASAGIAIALKDWFMSIFGWLVIVTSGSIHVGDRIKVTRDGLEVVGDVLDISLFKITIREDITLTSYTVNRRTGRIFFIPNNYVFSEMIANYTHSGLKTVWDGIDITITFDSNYKKAQHIAKEILKHYSKGYTDITRKQLSKMRSKYQLRATGVEPRVYTFVEPYGIVISAWYLTNSYSALVLRSTMSPEILEAFMKEDDITIAYPTQTINVGKGLQNFRTPPADLPEV, from the coding sequence GTGAAAAAATTATTTACTCTTTTTTTACTCTCTTTTTTTATAAGTTCCGCTCTTTTTGCTTCACAGCAAAAGGATAATGCAGATAAAAAAGAGATTGTGGCAAATAATTTAAAAGATATTGAAAAAATTGAAAAAGAGAAAGAGACAGAAGCTCAACTAAAGTTTGAAGAGGAAGAAAAAAGAAGAATCGAAGAACAAAAAGAGCTGAAAAAACAGAGAAAAATCAGTGAACTTGAAGAAAAAATTACTTCAATAGATGAAAAACTAAAAGATAATATTCTTCTAAAAAGATATAGTAATTATAATGCTTATATAAAACTTTCAGATGAATTAGTAGAGTTAAAACAAAGCGCAAAAAAGAGTTCAAATAAAACAGAAGAGCAGATTCATCATCTAACAAATAAAATAAGAATAAAAGAGAATGAACTTGAATTAATCTCCGAGTATAAAGGCTCACCTATAGGTTCTTTGATAAATCCTCCTGAAATAGAGAATTATGAACCTATTCAAAATCCTTTTGGAATATTAAATGCCTTATCATATATAAAAAAACTGGAAAATAGTAAAAAAGAGTTTATTGCCGTTGAAAAAGGAGTTAGAGAAGTAACTAATTTATTAGAAGAAAAACTCTACACTTATTTAGAATTGTATAATTTGTCTCCAAATGCAGAGTATAAAGAGAAAATCAATTTTTTAGATAAAGAAAAAAGAGATTTTACTATGGTTTTAGAGATTGTTTCAACCACGGAAGAGGTTTATACGAGAAAAATAGAACAAGTTATTTTAGAAACAAAATCCCAAATCTCAATTCAAGTTGAAAAGATTTTTAATATTGCCTTTATAATAATTATCTTCTTCGTAATCACATTTTTGATAAAAATGGCACTAAAAAAATACTACTCCCAAAATGAAAACTACTATATGACAAATAAAGTTATAAACTTCTCATTGGTAATTTTTGTTTTAATTGTTGTTCTTTTTTCATATATAGACAATGTCTCTTATATAGTTACTATTTTAGGGTTTGCATCAGCAGGGATTGCAATTGCTTTAAAAGATTGGTTTATGTCAATTTTCGGCTGGCTTGTAATCGTAACTTCGGGTTCTATTCATGTAGGAGACAGAATAAAAGTAACAAGAGACGGACTTGAAGTAGTAGGAGATGTTCTTGATATCTCACTTTTTAAAATAACAATCAGAGAAGATATTACTTTAACTTCATATACCGTAAACAGAAGAACAGGAAGAATTTTCTTTATTCCTAACAACTATGTTTTTTCAGAAATGATTGCAAACTATACGCACTCAGGACTTAAAACGGTTTGGGACGGTATTGATATTACGATAACTTTTGATTCAAATTATAAAAAAGCACAGCATATAGCAAAAGAGATTTTAAAACATTACTCAAAAGGTTATACTGATATAACACGAAAACAGTTATCGAAAATGAGAAGTAAATACCAATTAAGAGCAACAGGAGTGGAACCTAGAGTTTACACTTTTGTTGAACCTTACGGAATAGTTATTTCTGCTTGGTATTTGACTAATTCATATTCTGCTTTAGTTTTAAGAAGTACAATGTCTCCCGAAATTTTGGAAGCATTTATGAAAGAAGATGATATAACTATTGCTTACCCAACACAAACAATAAATGTCGGCAAAGGCTTACAAAACTTTAGAACACCGCCGGCAGATCTACCAGAGGTTTAA
- the mtaB gene encoding tRNA (N(6)-L-threonylcarbamoyladenosine(37)-C(2))-methylthiotransferase MtaB codes for MQFSTSKQKVFFKTFGCRTNLFDTQVMMSNLKDFEITQDEKEADIVVINSCTVTNSADSTARGYINSLNRFEKPPRVVFTGCGVWTKGENLFKENKIDSLFGHSEKEHINELLQKDERFFDAGDLEHIDDTIVEEFIGKSRAFIKIQEGCDFRCSYCIIPYVRGDARSYKEDKILEQITTLASNGFGEFILTGTNVGSYGKKQHTSLAKLLKKISQIKGVRRIRMGSIEPIQIDDEFKELINEPFMAKHLHIALQHTSKQMLQIMNRRNKVLSDLELFEFLSENGYALGTDFIVGHPGETDELWKEAMENLHKFPLTHVHAFTYSKRDGTPSATMKNEVRGDVAKVRYNELVSIIEEKNYTFRKNNTKPLEVLIESYKNGVYKGLDQHFNHIDVKSEVDLVGDWIFIEEYEAKRDKNVAEFK; via the coding sequence ATGCAGTTTTCGACAAGCAAACAGAAAGTATTTTTTAAAACATTCGGGTGTAGAACAAATCTTTTCGACACCCAAGTTATGATGAGTAATTTAAAAGATTTTGAGATAACACAAGATGAAAAAGAAGCAGATATTGTAGTAATAAACTCATGTACCGTAACAAACAGTGCAGATAGTACGGCAAGAGGTTATATAAACTCTTTAAACAGATTTGAAAAACCTCCCAGAGTTGTTTTTACAGGTTGCGGAGTTTGGACGAAAGGTGAAAATCTTTTTAAAGAAAATAAAATTGATTCTTTGTTCGGACACAGTGAAAAAGAGCATATAAATGAACTTCTTCAAAAAGATGAGAGATTTTTTGATGCCGGAGATTTAGAACATATTGACGATACTATCGTTGAAGAGTTTATAGGTAAAAGCAGGGCATTTATAAAAATTCAAGAAGGCTGTGATTTTAGATGTTCTTATTGTATTATTCCTTATGTAAGAGGTGATGCAAGAAGTTATAAAGAGGATAAAATCTTAGAACAGATTACAACTTTGGCATCAAACGGTTTCGGTGAATTTATTTTAACAGGAACAAATGTAGGAAGTTACGGTAAAAAACAACACACTTCTTTGGCAAAACTTCTTAAAAAAATATCTCAAATAAAAGGCGTAAGACGTATTAGAATGGGAAGTATCGAACCTATTCAAATAGACGATGAGTTTAAAGAGCTTATAAATGAACCTTTTATGGCAAAACATCTTCATATAGCTTTGCAACACACTTCAAAACAGATGTTGCAAATAATGAACAGAAGAAACAAAGTTTTATCTGATCTTGAACTTTTTGAATTCTTAAGTGAAAACGGTTACGCCTTGGGAACGGATTTTATTGTGGGGCATCCGGGTGAAACCGATGAACTTTGGAAAGAGGCAATGGAAAATCTTCATAAATTTCCTTTAACTCATGTTCATGCTTTTACTTACTCAAAAAGGGACGGAACTCCCAGTGCTACTATGAAAAATGAGGTTAGGGGAGATGTTGCAAAAGTTAGATACAATGAATTAGTAAGTATAATCGAAGAAAAAAATTATACTTTTAGAAAAAACAATACAAAACCTTTGGAAGTCTTAATTGAGTCTTACAAAAATGGTGTCTATAAAGGCTTAGATCAGCACTTTAATCATATTGACGTAAAAAGTGAAGTTGATTTAGTCGGAGACTGGATCTTTATTGAGGAGTATGAAGCAAAGAGAGATAAAAATGTCGCAGAATTCAAATAA